From the genome of Prunus persica cultivar Lovell chromosome G8, Prunus_persica_NCBIv2, whole genome shotgun sequence:
CAAAGACCACGAGTTTGCAAGTCAAGACATTTTGCCTAGAAATATGAAAGATTATATTCACTCTATGTGCGATGCAAATTCCAAAATCATAGTAAGCTGGAGTGGAAGGAATCCCAGTTGTAATTGATTTTGTGTTGTAGAGAAGAATCAAGAATTTACCTCCTCTACCATACATGACTTTCTGAGTGACGAACCAATAAACCAATTTATTATGAATGGGTATTCTTCCAACTGTGCACTTGTCACCCTTAACTTGGACAAACTGGTTCCCAAAATTATGACCACTTGGATACATTGTAAAACCTCTAACCTCCGATAATGAGAAGAGCTTTGATGGTTTTAGGTCAAGAAAATCCGCAACAACTGAGTTCGTTCCATCACATCCAATCAAAACCTGACAcgtataattttcattttggcttactattatttttcattggaAATTGACAAATGAAATATAACTTGTTCACCTTGGCTTTGATGGAGCTTCCATTCTGGAGATGAAGACTTGGACTGGAAGTTGATGAGTCTAACCTAACAGAGAGTGCTTGGCATCCAAGGCGTATGGTGCCACGTGGCAAGCTCTCTGCTAGTGCTGTGATCAGATCCATCCGTTTCAGGCATCTTGTTTCCCCACctctataattaattatattacaaACAATTATAACATGTTACATAATTTTGTGACACTACTTGTGTGTCCCTTTATTCAAGTTATAAGGTTAGGCCTAAAAGATACATACTTCATGTAAACATGAAGGAGGTGGATTAGTAAGAGTAATGTTAATTACCAGAAAGaggtggttttcttttttacttacattgatttgtttttagaGTTCTTAAcagggttttggtttttgtcaTGCATGACtatatatatctttctttttcttcttaataatGTAGGGGGATAGGGGGTAGGGAGGGCTCCCTAAAGTATAGGTCCTCTCTCCTTTCGGACTGAGAGTGGATTTGCATTATCTAACCATCATTCAGAAGCAAATTTCGCCTAATCTTCTATTTTAAAGTGACATgaacaaattgatgaaaatatatGATGACTATAAGCATTATTGATGTACGTAATTTGCAGAAATTAACTTGGGTCATAAATACTCACACTCACCCAAGCGGTATTTCTCGTTGCTTCCCACTATTGAGGCATATGTCTCTAGCCCTAAGTATGAAAATagcaataacaaaaacaataatattataattaattgtgaaaaaaaaaaaatttgataaagACAAATATGGACATATATACCCTTGAAGCGGCATGGCAGTCTGTCTGAGCTTTGAGGCCACACCAAGTTCATCCAAAGCTCGCCAACCATTTGTTCGAATGGTGATTCCTGCCCCGGTGGCACGCAGGGATTCTGATCTTTCCAACACCACACTCCTCAAACCCTTCCTACATATGTTCGATGTACTAAATCATGTTGATCtttacatataaaaataattactaTAATTGCCAGAGGGTATAACTCAATTGGTTATGAATACTTAGGCCTCAAGTCCTCCTGTGACAAAGGTTTGAAAATCCCAGATACTCATGAATGCTTGTGTGTAAGCCCCCCTTTCCCCAGTTGCTTTtactcaaaataaataaatactataATTAAACATAAATTAATCAACTACTTGTTCTGTTTTGAAATATACTCCAGTAGTAGTGAAAAATCAAAGTACCTATGAAGAGCAAGGGCAGTTGCAAGGCCGCAGATTCCACCACCAACTATGGCAATCTCCGTCTCTTCAGCTACTTCCATATTTCtgacccctctctctctctctctctctctctctctctctctctctctctctctctctggtagAAATATATGCTTTTTGGCTCATTTTTTAAACCTCAGTTACATATAGGTCCTACCATGTCCAGCACAAGCTTTgtcatttttgaaaaagcttagAGCATCTTCAGGAGAATCTCcaaattttagctaaattctAGCTAAAATAGCTAGAAAGCTATTATAGCAAATCACTTAAAAGGTGTTTCCTCCAACAATGTTATCTATTTTAGctaatctgaaattttttattattattttatctttctctttctccctctttctcttaCAAATCcaatatattaaatatataaaagaaatagaaactCAATCCCACCAATCTCCCAAatgtctctatctctctcttcctttttttctctcctcctaGCCAAATTTTCTCTCCTCCTTGCTAGATGTAGAGAGTCAAAAGTTGGTTCTCCAAAATAGAGAGCCAAGTCGGGAGTCTGCTGGAGGaggattttccttctttttagtCAAAGTAACTAGGGATAAGAGGATAAAGAGTCTGTTAAAGATGCTCTTAAGGGGTCTTAAGCTAGCTAGCCAGATAAATGCTTACCTTTGAAGTGTATAAGGTTTTCGGATCCTACTCAGATTGTGCTACTTGGAAAATGACATGTAGGGTTGATTGTTGAATGCCCAAGGATTTTTACTAAACAATGTTTAGTGGCTTTTAGCTACTCTAAGAAAGaatctttatatttttaaaagtcagAAATAAAATAGTTCATAAAACAGTCCCTATTTCATTTAGGACATAAAAATAACTCATGTCAAGCCAGTTCTCCAATCTATTCacaattgtttgatttttcaagATAGATTGCTTATGTCTCACTCATATTTTCTCATTGGCCATTCGGTTCAAAGTTTAAAAGCTTGGAGTTGGAGAATGAGTATGAAAAAGCGTTATCAACGACTTGTgggaaattgatttatttagcTCACACACGTCCTAATATTGCATATATAGTGAGTGTAGtgagtcaatttatgcattctCCTAGTGAAGATCATATGGGTGCTATGATGCGTATTTTGAGGTATTTAAAATTAACTCATAGCAATGGGTTAATATTTTTCAAGTATGATCATACAAATGTGGAAGGGTATAGGgatgctgattgggctggtTCAGTCACTAATAGACGTTCTACATGGTTCAATCACTAATAGATATTCTACATCTGGGTATTTCACATTTGTTTGTGGTAATCTTGTTACTTGGAGGAGTAAAAAGCAAAGAGTGGTGTCTCGGTCTAGTGCTGAAGCTGAGTATCGTGTGATGGCTCAAGGTGTATGCGAGTTACTATGGTTGAGGAGATTGTTGAGAGATCTTGGGTTTGCGTGCTAGAAACTCATGGATTTGTATTTTGATAACAAAGCTGCAAATGCTGAGATCGTTTCTTTTCCGTTTATATCATCCGAGTATCAACTGGCAGATGTACTTACGAAAGCTGTGTCTACTACTGTCTTTCTCAACTCGTTTGACAAGTTGGGTTGCGTGACATCTTTGCTTCAACTTGAGAGGGAGTGTTAGCGAGACCTAGCTTaattaggagatttatttcctagtatatTAGGACtctatttctttcctttttgtacaGATATTGTGTAATTATGATTTTATCTTATTTCCTTGTATAACCCTATTAGGGTTACAAGAATGATCCAGTAccagggtttagggtttaggggtcCCTCGGTTGGACTGCTCATTCCCTAGCCACATGAGTATTAAGAATTCTGCCATGTGGTCTAGTAAAACGATCCTCgtgttggattgttttcccctGGAACATGATGATGGTGTGTGttgtgtaatatatatatatatatatatatataataggtacaaaattaagagaagGAAAGAGGAAGTATTATGTGATATAAATTGGATTatttagatattggatattATTATCATAAATGTCTTACGTGTTCATCTAagttattatatttattaagtaagtGAGTAATGTTTATTGGGaatttggttgtgggttgagttttttattaaataattttatgacCTTgcattttgggatttaggaTAGTGGTTTTGAGTTCCAGCCGCACGGGCGTTGAGGATTTCCGTCGTGCGTGTCTGGGGATTAAGTTTCAGCTGCACGGGCGTCGAGGATTCCGTCATACATGTTGGGAAATGTATTTATGTAAAGATAAAAGTATAATGGGAACAATGGTGAGATTTTTCTTGAGCATGTGCTTGGTGAGTGCTCTGCACAAGTGTGATCGTTGTTATGATGCTTAGACAATGTTGTTTTGCAATGTACGCCTTGGATAGGGTatgattacaagaagaaaTGATTTTGGAAAAGTAATTTGAGTTTTAAAGTAAACGGTTAGTTTTAAAACGGTTATGCATAGTACATGTGAGTTTTTACAAGGAAATGGTTTTGAGTTATGAATTATGGAAAGAaatgagttttaaaaaaatatttagttatatgcTTTGTGAGAATTGAAGTTGAGAATGAatctaaattttattgtagGTTTTACTTTGACAATTCTGTATATTTCTGATTTGTGATTTCTTTTCGTCATAACAACTACGTGTGGCTAAATCCCTCACTAAGGGGTACGTAGGTAGCCTGAGGTTTCACCTAGATGCAGCCGcgaatttaattatttttttggattgattttttattttggcccGAGTCTTTAAGAACTGCTTGCGTTTGTGCTTGGTTGGTAGTCTTTGTATGCTGAAAGTTGGGaagttattttattgtttttctacAAGTTAAAAGTGTGGGAATCGTTCtaattataggggagactctatcgaattttcggcaggagTCAAACGGTTTATCCTTTAAAATTGGGGTTATGTGGCTTTTTAGTAAAGTAGTTCTGGCGTCGGGTAGATGTCAGACGTCTACCTGACATCGGGTAGAGGTCATCAAGGCATATCCCACATAGAGAGCTTCatgtgctgataacgtgttgtaaAATGAACGGTATATGTGGGAATATTGAGTTGCACGTAAAGTAAATAAGACATaatatttaacgaggttcggccaTGCCTACATTCTCGGAGAGTAACAGTAGTAACTTTttactatgtaaaataatagggctacatctttagtgtttacaatctCACTGGCTCAtttatttctctctttgctctctcttctcactcttcctctttcttccttctctatcGGGGCCTTCTTTCTGTCTCACTTGGTATGCTCTCATTCTTTTTCTGGAGAGATACATTCTCTATTGATGGAGATGTCTCTTTATAGGCCAAAATATTGGCTATTCACTCACAAGTCTTTGGCTTCTCTCGAATGTTTGGCAGACAAGtatcatcatttttcttcaatcaattagaTAGTGAGCTCTACCATTCTGGGCTCCATTCTTGACTTTTCAACAATGTATATGCTTTTTGGCTCATTTTTTAAACCTTAGTTACATAATTAAGCAAGAAGAATATAGGTCCTACCATGTCGAGCACAAGCTTTGTCCTTTTCCAAAAAGCTTAAGGGTTCTTAAGCTAGCTAGCCAGCTAGGTGCTTACCCTTCAAGTGTATAATGTTTTCGGATCCTAATTATACTGTGCATGGTAGTTTGTACTTGGAAAATGACATGTAGGGTTGACTGTTGAATGCCCAAATAGTTTAAGGGGTGTAGTCCATTTAGATTTATACATTTGTAAAGGCTTTTTATAAGTGATAACTTTTACAGGATTGACTGATTTCATGGatttcaaataattaaatgacACCTTGCAGATATGTTTTTaccaaaacaaagtttaatGCCCTCTATACTCCAGGGAGATTATTGTGTATATGATACACCACATGGTTGCGTATATGATTAATATCATTTGTCCATTTGGtagatatttagttatatacccattcttagcattagtgatataaaaaaaaaaaaaaaactttacactatttaatttctaaaaacaaactttttataaaaaaacccaaaaaatgacagttggcctttttaaatttaattttaattattaaattactttgatacctTATTgagggttttgagttttttttatttaatttttttacttttagattttggagttgaacttgttttaagaaatcgatGACAGTTCTGTAATTTATAGAAAGCTCAgagcctctttgttatgttgtaaatgagctttggatgtgtttctaaagtctattgcatgtgaattttttttataaataatttggaCCCCAATAACCCAAACTATTTCCATACCTTTATAatttcctatatatatatatatatatatattttttgctttgaaaaataatttagaattagTTTTAGCTAGAcgagaaaagaaaggaaccAATTGTAAGGCATGATCAATACAGCCAAGGAAAACCAGAAAGAAGACTGCACAAAATCTTGCTTCTTGTATAAGCTAGCAACTTTGGTTGCTGTCGAAATTATATTTGGGTATCATAAAATGATCCTTCGGATCGTCCTTGCAGCAGCACGAGAAATTAATCTTCCTGTGAGATCGGCTGGCAGATTAAGTAACTGCTGCTGTGATTCTGGTGGGAGCTGCGAAAGTATGAACATATAAAGTTGTAATCAGCATAAATGCAAAATGCAGAATGCAGTCCAAACATTAACGAAGTACAAAGAACTTGTaatcagaaaagaaagataatttGCACATTATAAAAAGTACAAGTGTATAAGGTTTAATCCTAGGTTTGATTcccccacaaaaaaaaattatatactgGTTGTGAGTCGTGACAGAGAAAAGCTACAACCGgtagaaaacaataaataacaattgCAAATGGACAATAGGCACAGAAGATGCTTGCCATATATTACAGAAAAAAGATGGTTCTTTCCCGACAGTGCATGCACCAAAACATCATCTAAGCAAACTTTGTAGCTCACAAGTCCCGACCCCATCTCAAGCACACCTCCTAGGCCCCTGCCCCCGCCCATTAAACCCCAAGTTTCAATCCTGGCTTCGCCACTGGTGATCAAAAGGTATAATCTGTTTCCCACACTGGTAGGAAACTTCTATAAGGACCACAAATTCCCACAAAATTCCCCAGTTCGTCTATGCATAAGTGTCAACTTCTGACCAAAAGGTATAATCatcattaaattaataaaaacatacATTGCTGGAAAATTTAAACAACTCTTCAACAACCGGACGACTAGTCAATTGCATAAATTAGGGCCAAATTCCTAGTCAAACCTATTCTGTGAAGACTACTCAGTTAATGCCACGAAATAACAACCATAGCTTCTAGGAACGCTGTCATAACCTTTTAAATCTGAAATCTTGAAGAGAAGTGAATGGCCATATGGATCCAAACACTACAGTTTTGGAAATCCAAAGCTACCAAGTACTCATTCCAGAACTAGCATGCCAAAATATGTAATTGATAATGTTCAAACATAAATGCGCTCCTTACCTCAGGAATAACAGAAAGGATAGGTAGAATGTCTTGAATGGATGCAAGCTGATTGAATACTAATGATGCTTCCTCCAAGTTCATTTGTTGATTATTGTATGGGATATCCTCTTTAATTACCTTCAAGGCCAAAGTTGAGAATTATCAGTAAATAGAAACATTAAAGATTACACGCAATCTGAAAAAGTTATATCCTTCACTACAATGTGTACGTGACAATTAATAACAAAGCATAATACTCACactataaaatgaaattattgCAACAAACTCGCCCATACCATAGAACACTTCAAGTCTCAAATGCAAGATAACTTTCTGATCATAGAAAACTAGGTGTCATCTTCAAATGTGATCTTCCATTTAATGAGGTTCCAATTCACAAATGGGTGGTTCTAGTAATCTTCCCCTTATTTGTAAAATTTTTAATGTAAATTTACccttaacaaaacaaaatgaagagcaaacaatttatatagaaaaagataaaagactTTCCATCTGTCATTCCTCTATACACTCCTGGCACCTCTATCAATGGCGCTGCAGGCAACAACCCCTTTGCATCCTCTAGCTTTCTGTGGCcaggcctttttttttaatgccaAAAAATTAGGGGTAAAACAGTAACTTCATTACATGTTTCCATTTAAAGGGAACTAACTGAGAAAATATGGCTGGTCCAAACTCTAAATAGAACCATCACCTTATTTATGACTGTCCTcatcaaaaaaattaagaggAAGAATGACTTCTTCAAAATGCAAAATTAAGCTTTCAAAGTGTTTAGTGTTCATGAACATGCAACTTGTCTTGCAAATACTTTCTCCATCTTTTCCAGTCCAAAAAACTACTCTTCTTTGTCACAGGGATATCATCGCAgagaatattattattataattattgaaATCATTTGAATGGCCACAACATTGACATTTGCGCAAAGCATATAAAGGCAAagactttaaagaaaaataaaaacaaaacctaagcACCAATCAATGCACTTCCAATACTCAAAATTATACctgtcaatatatatatttttgcagtttgtcacaaaagaaaactgttttgaaaacaaaagaaaccattggtccaaaaaaggaaaaaagtgtCGCTAAATTCATTCAGATGAAAACAGAGATATACCAACCAAGACTCAACATACTTGCCAGTCATAGTTCTAAACTACCATGAGAAGGTTCACAGGAAAAGCCTAAGCCATACCACAACCAGAAAATCAAGCCCTTTATTTAGCCCTTTCAAAGAAATATTATGTGCATTTAGCCCTTTCGTCTTTCCCTCCCTTTATTCTTTACCACTGATATTATTCATCACTACGCCAAACAAGCTTAAACTCTTACTGCTTTGgagttttcaattccttgaGGCCCTGACAGTAACAGCAGAAGGCGATGTAGTGTTCTTAAGTTGATTTTGTCTTCATTGGTCATTGTTGAGAATGAAAAAGTAGAAGTGAACGGTATGCTTGCAGTTGCCAGAGTAGTAATAGAATCCAAGGTTGCCAGCCCAAGTGCATCCAATCCCTGAGTTCAATTGAGGAatcaaatagaaaagaaataccaaaaacaataataacaaGAGCAAGAATAATAAGTACAATAATAACTACAATAACCGCATGCCCAAGACATTTTGACAAATTCAACCATATCTCAGATGCCATATGCGAAACTCAGGGATTACAATGATAAAATAGTTTACCTCTTTCATCAAGGCCAATCATTTAATTGTTTCAGGGGAATTAAACATGTGTCATAGGATGGGCAACAGAAACGTCTTAGTTTGTGTAGACTGCAATCATTCAgccattttcaaattttgaaatccAGTGGACCTTGACAGGGAACATATGATACACATTTTTAATTCACAATCCAGATGTTGGGTTATAACTGTGTAACAATAGAGATCTATTCTATGAAGTCCATGCGTAAATATATCATTGAAGACTCATTTTACCCCTAACATTCTAAGTGGTTTTATGCCACACTGTAAAGGCATATTAAATTGAACACTGTATTAATTTATAAGTTGAAATTTGATAGTCCCGGATAAACAATAATCTTCTGTAGAACAAACTTCGCTCCATGTAAATAATTAACAATTCCATCTCTTATTGtcttaagatttttttttttctcatcagaaaaatatatttacgGGGAAACTAGTAATTCTATTATTTAATACATTTTATCCATCAAGGTTcaattctgttttttttttttttttaatgaattagtGGGGGGAGAAACCCCAACACAAAGAAACTACTCAAGGTTCAATTATTAACGGCTCTAATGTAAAGGTAAAACcttccaaacaaaacaaaatatgtttcagatattaaaaaatacagaCTGCAGTTTACATTTCTATTATGTTGGTTAATTAAAATTGTACTTTTCTACTATCACCATTCCTAATATGGGTTATAACTAAAATAACAAGCATAAGCACAATGATTTTACCTTCGCAAATTCTTGAAGAAGTATATCCCTCACAAATGCACCCTGAAATGACATTACAAATAAAGTAAGATCTGACATTGATTTTATGATCTGGCTGCCCAGATTGaagatgaaaaggaaataAGACAAATGCAAATTCTTACCTTCTCTGCCAACATGAAAGAAAGGATTTGCTTGATAACTACCCTctcatcttcttgttttcttaatAAAGCCTTCTCTGTTCTGGCACGGAGGGCCTGCCACAAAAGagcaattaaaattaattcaatGACAACAACTGTACCGAAATTCGAGATAACTAAGATGTTAGTGTGAACTAAAAATGCATCATGTATCTAACTCACATTCCATTATCATTACATATTTCACAAGAAAAAGACCAGAGGGCACGcatcaagaaagaaatagttATTACCTCTGAAAGTAGAGACTCTAGACGATCAATTTTGAAAATGCCTTCCTGATAAGACATCATCTAGGAATCAAGATCGTGGTATGATGAAGAATATACAATGAgcgaaaaaatagaaagaaacagTACTACTCCTCATAtagaaaaaattttaaaaattgtattGGAGCTTTACCTCATAAAGAAGGGCATGCAGGGAAGACTTGAGCTCTGGTGAGCTATCGGTTAGTACTTTTCTAGCAATCCATGGGTACGTACTACCTAAAACTTTGTAATCTGGGTTGGCGCCGATGGCGACGCCTTCCAATACAGCAAGGCTTAGAGCCATAAACAAACGTATTAGAAGACAACAGATAGCACAAGTATTTAACATTTGGCAGAAAATAAATTGATGGAAAGTTCTAAGAATTTTCAGATTTAACATTAGATGATGCTAGACTAATTGTCTTCGTAGATAAATTGTCTCGTGGAAAGTCTAGAGATGTTCAGTTTTGGTTTCTATATGGATTGTTTGGTTGGAAAGACATAACAAGTTCTTTGATGATAAGGTTAAGTAAGCGGAAGTAAGTGGATTTCATTTGTGACGGAATTAGTTTTTTACATTCTCTTTGGGTGTCATTATCAGAGGACTAACCAggtaataaatattatttaacaaaTTGAGGAGCCATATACgaataaacaaaatatcaaatataaataacAGTACATGAGgtccattttatatttttggaaacACAAAACTACCTTCGAATGacaagagaaaaataagaaggtATACGGAATTTGAACTTGTACCtgcaacaaacaaagaaaatatcagACAATTCATTGATGAACAATTATACATAAAGCTCAAGAGAGTGAACATGTCAACTTCAATATAGCAGTACATACTTCCAATCTTCAGGAAATGTGAACGAGAAGTGAAAACATATGCACACTTTCCATGTGGAAAAAGTTAAAATGCAAATAATCGTCAAGTGGTTTGATATAAGACAGATTTCTTGGATATCAAAAGAAGATAAATAGACGACATAATGTTCAACGTGACCTGGCACAACAGTGACTGCACCAATAATATGAGAGAAATTCCACGAAGACAATTATTACAAAAATTGCTTTATAAGTTCAATTTAAACTTACATTTTTCATACATTGAAAACCCCTAAAAGAGCTGT
Proteins encoded in this window:
- the LOC18768315 gene encoding uncharacterized protein LOC18768315 yields the protein MEVAEETEIAIVGGGICGLATALALHRKGLRSVVLERSESLRATGAGITIRTNGWRALDELGVASKLRQTAMPLQGARDICLNSGKQREIPLGGGETRCLKRMDLITALAESLPRGTIRLGCQALSVRLDSSTSSPSLHLQNGSSIKAKVLIGCDGTNSVVADFLDLKPSKLFSLSEVRGFTMYPSGHNFGNQFVQVKGDKCTVGRIPIHNKLVYWFVTQKVMYGRGGLEVPKDPELIRQLTLEAIKDFPSEMIDMISKSDTKSLSNTRLRYRSPWDILVRNFRKGSVTVAGDAMHTMGPFLGQGGSAGIEDSIVIARCLAQELAENYDKKSRARNIMMMKVEEALDKYVKERRMRLVLLSTQTYLAGLLQQDSGLIVKFVCIFLMTALFSDMTRHTRYDCGCL